A single genomic interval of Campylobacter sp. RM16192 harbors:
- a CDS encoding ribbon-helix-helix domain-containing protein, translated as MNLVSNEKNRSTKISITLDSYLKKEIDNISAELGKTRSGLISDAVEYYLDFLDMTIAKRRLNDTSDEVISAKEMENFVNGMDSKL; from the coding sequence ATGAATTTAGTATCTAATGAAAAAAATAGATCAACAAAAATAAGTATCACACTTGATTCTTATCTAAAAAAAGAGATTGATAATATCTCTGCTGAGTTAGGAAAGACTAGAAGTGGTCTAATTTCCGATGCAGTCGAGTATTATCTTGATTTTTTAGATATGACAATAGCCAAAAGGAGGCTAAATGATACTTCAGATGAAGTTATATCAGCCAAAGAGATGGAGAATTTCGTAAATGGAATGGACTCTAAACTATAA
- a CDS encoding type II toxin-antitoxin system RelE family toxin has product MEWTLNYKSSVKKDFNKIGYIEAQKIISLLNSFIENFSEEQEKILLQKETIKKLKGDMEGCYRLRLRTYRVIYKKNLDELIILVIRVGHRKDVYE; this is encoded by the coding sequence ATGGAATGGACTCTAAACTATAAAAGCAGTGTTAAAAAAGATTTTAATAAAATAGGCTATATAGAAGCCCAGAAGATTATTAGTTTATTAAATAGTTTTATTGAGAACTTTTCTGAAGAACAAGAGAAAATCCTTCTACAAAAAGAGACTATCAAGAAACTAAAAGGCGATATGGAAGGATGTTATAGACTAAGACTTAGAACGTATAGAGTTATCTATAAAAAGAATTTAGATGAGCTAATAATCTTGGTTATAAGAGTGGGACACAGAAAGGACGTTTATGAGTAA
- a CDS encoding zeta toxin family protein — MQDASGYNILVVNADEFRKYHLHYHKFQIQNDKTSQDKTSNFIAEATEYMLKRAIKIVIEGTFRTAITPIKTLKLLKENNYQTSVNILLASQELSWASCVERYEKAIKFKRHTPNLNFICLNLSFYLSGILL, encoded by the coding sequence ATACAAGATGCTAGCGGTTACAATATTTTAGTAGTTAATGCAGACGAGTTTAGAAAATATCATCTTCATTATCACAAATTTCAAATTCAAAACGATAAAACTTCACAGGATAAAACATCTAATTTTATAGCAGAAGCAACAGAATATATGCTAAAAAGAGCGATAAAAATAGTTATTGAAGGTACTTTCAGAACAGCTATAACTCCTATAAAAACGTTAAAACTACTAAAAGAAAACAACTATCAAACTAGCGTTAATATTTTGCTTGCAAGCCAAGAATTAAGTTGGGCTAGTTGTGTAGAGAGATACGAAAAGGCTATAAAATTTAAAAGGCATACACCAAATTTAAATTTTATATGTTTAAATTTAAGCTTCTACCTATCGGGAATTCTACTTTAG
- a CDS encoding zeta toxin family protein, with product MNELLEWIWHKTIDSNITTQLNPIGYVLGGQPGAGKSKLTEKYKMLAVTIF from the coding sequence ATGAATGAGCTGCTAGAATGGATTTGGCATAAAACTATTGATAGTAATATCACAACGCAGCTAAATCCTATCGGCTATGTATTGGGAGGACAGCCCGGCGCAGGTAAATCTAAACTTACTGAAAAATACAAGATGCTAGCGGTTACAATATTTTAG
- a CDS encoding Y-family DNA polymerase: MGQIDYSKEPHSDIAFIDMKSFYASVECVKRGLHPLTASLCVMSRSDNSSGLILASSPTFKEVFGKNNVGRSKDLPFDIKTRKFSYEKASRQNIPITREYVKYIEDWAAKTFIVTPRMGLYIEENLKIQKVLKNFAADDEIYPYSIDEGFVDLTSSLDYFIKDKRMSRYEKLDTICSKIQHEIWKSTGVFSTVGMSNANPLLAKLALDNEAKKTKNMRANWSYEDVESKVWNIPNLTDFWGIGGRTAKRLNRLCIYSIRDLANTDPDRLKREFGIIGVQLWFHANGVDESSLSNRYTPESKGIGNSQILPRNYTAQYEIEIVLKEMAEQVATRLRRIHKKATVVGIHVGFSYEEQMRSINTSMKVNPTQSTEELTNHVLTLFRSKYKGGAVRNIGVKYDNLTDESRFVFTIFDDIKAIEKRDKLERAIDHIRDRFGYLSIQKTTSLMEGSRVKERSKLIGGHCGGMDGMI, translated from the coding sequence ATGGGACAGATTGATTATTCAAAAGAACCTCATTCTGATATAGCCTTTATCGATATGAAGTCTTTTTATGCAAGTGTAGAGTGTGTAAAAAGAGGGCTTCACCCTCTTACAGCCTCTCTTTGTGTTATGAGTCGTTCGGATAACTCAAGCGGGCTTATTCTTGCTAGTTCTCCAACCTTTAAAGAGGTTTTTGGTAAAAATAATGTTGGCAGAAGCAAAGATCTGCCCTTTGATATTAAAACAAGAAAATTTAGCTACGAAAAAGCTAGTAGGCAAAACATCCCTATCACAAGAGAGTATGTAAAGTATATCGAGGATTGGGCGGCAAAGACATTCATAGTTACTCCCAGAATGGGGCTTTATATAGAGGAAAACCTAAAGATACAAAAGGTGCTTAAAAACTTTGCAGCCGATGATGAAATTTATCCTTACTCTATTGATGAGGGCTTTGTGGATCTAACAAGCTCACTTGATTATTTTATAAAAGATAAAAGGATGAGTAGATATGAAAAGCTTGATACTATCTGCTCTAAGATCCAGCATGAAATTTGGAAAAGCACTGGAGTTTTTTCAACGGTAGGTATGAGTAATGCCAATCCTCTCTTAGCAAAATTAGCACTTGATAATGAGGCCAAAAAGACAAAGAACATGAGAGCCAATTGGTCCTATGAGGATGTAGAGAGCAAGGTATGGAATATACCAAACCTTACAGACTTTTGGGGAATAGGGGGAAGAACAGCTAAAAGACTAAATAGGCTATGTATCTACTCTATAAGGGATTTGGCAAATACAGATCCGGATAGATTAAAGAGAGAATTTGGCATTATAGGTGTTCAGCTTTGGTTTCATGCTAACGGTGTTGATGAGAGTAGTTTATCAAACAGATATACCCCAGAATCTAAAGGAATAGGAAACTCTCAAATACTGCCAAGAAACTACACTGCTCAATATGAAATCGAGATAGTTCTTAAAGAGATGGCTGAACAAGTAGCAACAAGGCTTCGTCGTATCCATAAAAAAGCAACTGTAGTGGGTATTCATGTAGGCTTTAGCTATGAAGAGCAAATGAGGTCTATTAACACAAGCATGAAGGTAAATCCTACTCAAAGCACAGAAGAACTCACTAATCATGTGCTTACTCTTTTTAGAAGTAAATACAAAGGAGGAGCTGTTAGGAATATAGGTGTTAAATATGACAACCTTACTGATGAAAGCCGATTTGTTTTTACTATATTTGATGATATAAAAGCCATAGAAAAGAGAGATAAGCTAGAAAGAGCCATTGATCATATTAGAGATCGCTTTGGATATCTCTCTATTCAAAAAACAACTTCTCTCATGGAAGGCTCAAGAGTAAAAGAGCGAAGCAAGCTAATCGGTGGGCACTGTGGCGGAATGGATGGGATGATATGA
- a CDS encoding ImmA/IrrE family metallo-endopeptidase has translation MTNKWIYDKANRLVRKYQTRDPDDLISCLNIHLKYMAATESLLGMYRVILRNRFIFLPNNAGSLRKTVLAHEIGHDQLHRKECIKGATFHESKIFSPTNRYEIEANIFAAHLLIPDEDVISMIKYAQNDKELADELEVDINLLNLKISEMAKMNLLDLDQSKLQRPDSGFLKTYKPVDSDISDY, from the coding sequence ATGACAAATAAATGGATTTATGATAAGGCTAATCGCCTTGTAAGAAAGTATCAAACAAGAGATCCTGACGATCTTATTTCATGCCTTAATATCCATCTAAAATATATGGCCGCAACTGAGTCGCTACTTGGAATGTATAGGGTAATTCTTAGGAATCGGTTTATCTTCTTACCAAACAATGCAGGAAGTCTAAGAAAGACTGTACTTGCTCATGAGATAGGACATGATCAGCTTCACCGAAAAGAGTGTATTAAGGGTGCTACCTTTCATGAGAGTAAGATATTTAGTCCAACTAATCGCTATGAGATCGAAGCAAATATCTTTGCTGCTCATCTTTTAATTCCTGATGAAGACGTTATTAGTATGATTAAATATGCCCAGAACGACAAAGAGCTTGCAGATGAACTTGAAGTAGACATCAATCTTCTTAATCTTAAAATTTCAGAGATGGCTAAAATGAATCTATTGGATTTAGATCAATCTAAACTGCAACGCCCTGACTCCGGATTTTTAAAAACTTATAAGCCGGTAGATAGTGATATCAGCGATTACTAA
- a CDS encoding helix-turn-helix domain-containing protein yields MRFGEKIKTLREKKGLTQRELASILGTTSKTVSNYEAKDLRPRKMEVYEKMAEIFEVNVNYLLTEEEYFIMNSTEHFGYQGTKDAQSLLKSMTGLFAGGELPEEDKDALFEAIQEAYWQSKLENKKYANRKK; encoded by the coding sequence ATGCGTTTTGGGGAAAAGATAAAGACATTGAGGGAGAAAAAGGGTCTTACTCAAAGAGAACTTGCAAGTATTCTAGGAACAACATCAAAAACGGTAAGCAACTATGAAGCTAAGGATTTAAGGCCAAGAAAGATGGAAGTTTATGAAAAGATGGCGGAGATATTTGAAGTAAATGTAAACTACCTACTTACCGAAGAAGAGTATTTTATTATGAATTCTACTGAACACTTTGGATATCAAGGAACAAAGGATGCTCAATCACTTCTTAAGTCAATGACAGGACTATTTGCAGGAGGAGAACTTCCTGAAGAAGATAAAGACGCTTTGTTTGAAGCAATCCAAGAAGCTTATTGGCAATCCAAACTAGAAAATAAAAAATATGCAAATCGTAAGAAATAG